In the genome of Sphingomonas sp. LR60, the window AACGCGCTCAACCGTTGAGCGCGCTCAGGCCTTCCCTTCCAGCTTCGCCTTCAGTCCGGCTAATGCGCCGAACGCGCCAGCCTCTTCCTCGCTGATGACCCCGGCCTGTTTCAAAACGTCCTCCGCATCGGGGCTACGGGGAAAAGGATCGAGTGCGAGTGCCATCGTCTCGGCCGCCGCTTCGCCGAGATCGACACCGCCGCCCTCGATCTCGATCGTGTCGAGCGCGTCGCCGGATAGTTCGACTTCGTCATCGCCGCCGACATCGCCAGCCGGCTCGACGAAGCGCAATTCGACATCTTCCTCGACGCTGGCGGGCAGCGGGGTGCCCGTGACGGTGCAGCTCTGCACCACCGCCGCGCTGACATGGCCACGCGCGAACACCGCGCCGCCCTCACGGCGGATCGCAAAGGTCCCGGTCAGGCGCTCGAGCGCGATGAGCCCGAAGCGGCGCGCGAGCGCGAGCCGCTCGGCATCATCGGCTGCGATCGTCACCTGACGATCCTCCCCGCCGATCGTGTCGAGCCGCTCGATGCGCGAGAATTCCGTCGTCATGCCCATCGTCCTTCCATCAGCTGCGGCAGCGGTGCGCCGGCAAGTGCTTCGCGCAACGCGATCAATTCGCCGCGCACATGCGCGACCGCCGCGGTCTCGGGTGCCGTGCCGCGATACAGGTTGCGAACCAATGCCTCGTCGAGCCCGCCGTTCGCCAGCCCGTCACGATATGCACCCAGCCGGCCGCCGAGCATCCCCATCATCTTTCCGACATGCTTGCCGACCACCATGTCGCCGAAGCCGATCTGGCGGACCTGCGCATCCATGTCGTCGACGAAGCGCTCCGTAAGCTGCGCGATCGGTTCCGCGCCGTCCGGATCGTCCTCCAGTCGCAGCAGCACCATCGCCAGTACCGCCGCGACCATGTCGAAACGCCCGTCGAGCGTGTCCGGCACCGCGCCCTCGAGATACCAGTGCGGCGCCCGCGCCCGCGCGACCACCGCATCGTACAGCGGCAGGGCGGCGGTCCGCTCGCGTCGCCCCAGTACCTTCGTCAACCAGCCCACCACATCATCCCTTTATCGTTCCGCGCGATCCCGTGCCGGCACGCGCTTGTTTCGCCGCGCTGGTGGGCATATTGAGGCGGACGGCCGCAAAGTCCACGCGCGCCTGTGACCGGAGTACCGATGCGCCCGCTGATCTTCCTCGCCCTGGCCG includes:
- a CDS encoding YceD family protein — protein: MTTEFSRIERLDTIGGEDRQVTIAADDAERLALARRFGLIALERLTGTFAIRREGGAVFARGHVSAAVVQSCTVTGTPLPASVEEDVELRFVEPAGDVGGDDEVELSGDALDTIEIEGGGVDLGEAAAETMALALDPFPRSPDAEDVLKQAGVISEEEAGAFGALAGLKAKLEGKA
- a CDS encoding ubiquinol-cytochrome C chaperone family protein, which codes for MGWLTKVLGRRERTAALPLYDAVVARARAPHWYLEGAVPDTLDGRFDMVAAVLAMVLLRLEDDPDGAEPIAQLTERFVDDMDAQVRQIGFGDMVVGKHVGKMMGMLGGRLGAYRDGLANGGLDEALVRNLYRGTAPETAAVAHVRGELIALREALAGAPLPQLMEGRWA